DNA from Prunus persica cultivar Lovell chromosome G6, Prunus_persica_NCBIv2, whole genome shotgun sequence:
aaaaaaacaaataaaaaaggagttTATTTtcccactcttttttttttccacttacactcctttttttgttaataataaaaagtattaaaataaaataaaatacagtGGACAAAAGGAAAGTGAGAAAATTACCACccataaaaacaagaaaaaaaaacatagaaaacaCATGTTAGTACAAATCATCTTTTACTAGACAAGAAAATCTTCTGTGAATGATAAGATACTCTAGAAAATCTTCATGAATTATAAGATACCCTCAAGGCCAATGGGGCTAgtctaataaaaaaaacctttgaCTTATAAATTAATGGTCTTAAATTTGATTGAAGGCACATTATTTTAAGTCAGAAGTgtaaaacaactaaaaaaatattttaaaaaaataaaataatggcaATGGGATAACCActgtgttatttttttaatttttggggaTAACTATAActaatagaaaattttaaaattttttaaaaaaattgtaaggTCTCTGTCGCCATAATTGATCTCCAACTGCAATCATCGAATTTCTTTATCCTTTTTACATCGTTTATGTCGTGCAGGGATAAATCATAATCATATCCCGTAGTGTCTTCCACAAGATATAGAGAGATGATTTGCAAATGTCCCCTAATGATTTACAGCGCGACAGAGAAAACTATGGATAGGGACccataaatcagaaaattgaatatataaGGCCCCAGGTCCGTAATATTTAGGTCCACTGTATTCAgtccaaaaaatgaaaaagaaagaagtacactatatttatattattttaattggtCAAAAATGGATTGGGTAAGTCATGTGTCGTGTGGGAAATGATAAAGTAGTGCTAGTAAAGGCGGTGCTCACATTTAAATGCACGATCTAGAAGCTGGCTGGCAAGGATTTAATTCAATGAAAAAGAGTCTTGATTTTTAGATCGGTGGTCTGAGATTCGTATCTCCATGTCACATTATGCGTGAGAGAAAACCCCCCTCTCCAAATATTACttgtataaatttaaaaaatgcaGGATCTAGAAGCTTTgtctttgtttcctttttttataatttttttcatctaAGTTTTTTTGTGATTTGTGATAGGAATGAAAGTCAAACAATACCAACATCAAGTTAAAGTTGGTCTAATAACAAATAATGAATGCATTCTGTTATATCTAACTGTAATTTGTAAACACCAGTTCAGATTTCGTATCTGTTttgtaaaaaattgaattcatttttgttgttgttttttttacacAGTTAGATATAACAGAGTGATAAGTTAGTTCATCTCTGATTTGaacatcaaatatatatcaCTGAAATTTCTTCTCTACTGGTACAATATTTGGTTCATCAGCAACAACTTTGGTCAAGTCTCCTGCTTTATCCATGGCTGACTCAAAAAAGTTTTCCACCCGATCTTCCACTTCTTCTgcctgcattttttttttatatacagaAAACATAATTAGCTCCTGATGAAATTGAACTAATTTCATATGTGTGTGTGGAGAACATTAATTATCTAAgttttatatgttatataaACTTTAACTAACCTTCTCAATCAGCTGGTCTGCAAGATGAGCATCTTTGGCTGCTTCTCTGGCTAAACTTTCAACTAAATCAGCTGCAACCTTGAGCTTTCCATCAGGAAGACGATCACCTATTTCATCCGCCACTTCCTCCACTTTCTCAGCTACCTGTTCTACCACCTCCACCACTGCTTCAACATTGTCTACAATCATGTCCACCTCCTCTACACAATCGAAACGAAATTCGATTTTTCTGATGAGAAAGAAGTCATAAATATAGTCATGAAAGGTAATTTTCAGATTCAACGACACAAACAAGTCTCGTGCATAAGATTTGAACTCGGAACCTCCTCCACTATTACAAGAGTAAAGTTGAAAACTTACTTTTCAATTGTAGCAAGGGCCCCCATTTGTGCCTCCAAAAGGGTATAAGTACTGAGAATACCATCCCAATCATCCAGCTTCTCCTGTTAACATGATGAAATAATTTACAGTTTTTATTATACTActtgaagaaaaagggaagaagaTCAAATGAATTCATTAAGGTCTGATTGCTAATTACAAAGAGTGTGAAGGGGCCCCAGAAGGACTTTGAACTTCAGGTGATGGAGAACTATTGCACACAATCTTATTCCTACATGGTTGGCTGCTAAGAGTTCTCCTCTGTCCTATTGTGAGAGACAACAATGCATGGTTGGTTCTGAAACCTTGTTGGCATTTCCATGTTGACGATGATGAAAAATGTTGAACTGCTCCAGGTCCAGGATGCTTAGCAAAAAGGCGAGGACTGCTCGTCCATCGGCTAAGATGAATCGATGATGCGATTGCCGACATTCGTTATTCTTGATCAAATCCTCCAATTGACAGAACTTCCAAAAGTGCCTTATATCAATCTccaatttgttttcaaaaatgaTGGATGCTTTGGTGAGGTTTTACTGTTTTGGTGGTGGTATATATAGCCTACTGGCTTCAAATGTGAAGAATATAGTCTTGGAAAGTACGAAGAAATTGTCCACAATTTCTTAATGGATTTGGTATGTGCATTTGCATATGCATGACAATGGGAAAGTACGAAGCAGATGACTTGTTCTATGTACAATCCCCATGGTCAACTAcgagttttcttttttccttttcatttcaaGCCAACGCGCTTAATTGTTATGGAAGATTTGAGCTTCAAATCCGTTTGGTTGAGTTGAAAACATCAGCTAAATGTTTTATCACAGTTAGCTAGCCAATGACAACAATTTTTAAGAAGTAGCTCATCTGATTCTTGAAAATCCCCTTCACCGATCTACAACGGAAAAAAAACTGGTCATTTCTTTACTTCACAGCAGATTATTCTTACAACTAATTTATCTCATAACTTATAACTTTCACATGCAATATGAAATATCTAGAGGTGTGTGACTATATgtttgtatgaaattgaaagGAAGGTAAGCATATACTGctgtttgtgcaaatttcCTCCGAGAAGAATATTCGCGGATGATTCTTTTCACACTCTTCCTCTATCCACATGTCACCTTGGCACAAGTGTTGGGATAGAGATGCTTTAAGGTATAGAGATACGTTAAAATAACAGACAcattattattgtttctttGAAAAGGAGCGGTGGCACATGCCCTATGAGCTTTCCAACCCTATgtacattaattaattacaaataatccaatacaATATACCAAGGCCAGCTAGACACTGATAGGGATGAAGCCTTGGAAGGGACGGTAGAAACAATTTGATATTACGCAAGGACAAAAGAAACACGTTTTCTGGCcaactatatatatgttaGAATATTAGACCAATTGTTTAATATGacattaaaacaaaaggtGTAATGATAATGTTCACTTGTCGCACACCAATTGTTTAATTGATCCactttctttaattaataCATGTTGGGAGTtcagttgagagagagagagagagagagagagagagagagagaaaagggagTGGTGTTGAAGAGGGAGGATGGGAATACATATTACAATAATATAGGaataatttgatttcattggAGTGTCAATATTGTCAATGATAAAACAGGAACCTTGAATTCTTAGGGTGAAAATTTTCACATGCATATATGAGGGTAAGTCTAAGTAAGTTGAAACCAAGggataagaagaaagaattgaCGAAATGAGAAATATCTGTGTGCGCAAttcgtattttttttatgttcgTATTGTATAATTTGTGTGCTTGTTGTAATATGAGTAGACGACAGAGTTAAGATTTCCCGTTAATAAATATccacttatattattataacatgaGAACGAGTTATATCACGTGACCATATATACTATTTCCTCAAAGAGAATAAGGAgattaataaataatgatataaaaaggagagaaattGAATGTAACCACTCCCAAACTCTATTTCCTCATCCTTTCTTTGGTGGTGCAAAATAAGGTCGCTCTTAAGTTCATAATTTGTTTATAAGATGCATTAATAACACCAGTTGCCGATAAGATGCAGTAATTATTTCACCAATAGAACTTGATAATCTATtagaaaagaataaatattAATGAATACAATTTTACAGAAACAGTTACAGATGACAGAATTATAGGTATCCTGTTCATCTCTGATTGGAaaatctcatatatatatcactggattttcttttctacttGTGCATTTTGTTCATCACCAACATCTTTGGTGATCACATTCCCTGCTTGATCCACGGCTGACTCAAAGAAGTCTTCTACCCGATCTTCCACTTCTTCTGCCTGTATTTTTGAGACAAAAcactaattaatttttatccaCCTTCTAGTGTgctgaagaaaaaattatctgaattcattttcatgttttaCATATAATAGTTTAAGTACCTTCTCAATTAGCTGGTCTGCAAGGTGAGCATCTTTGGCTGCTTCTTTGGCTATACTTTCAACTGCTTCAAGTGCATCCTTAAGCTTTCCATCAGGAAGATGATCACCTATATCATCTGCCACTTCCTCCACTTTCTCAGCTACCTGCTCTGCCACCTCCACCACTGCCTCAACTGTGTCTACAATCATGTCCACCTCCTCTGCAcaatcaaaacccaattcaatttttctgatgagaaaagtgaaaatacattCAAGTCACGCAACAACACAACTACAATTCGAACCCAGAACCTCTTCCAATAGGGTAAACTAGAATATTACTCACTTTTCAACGCTAGCAAGGGCGCCCATTTGTTCCTCCAAAAGGGTATAATTACTGATAATATAATCCCTATCATCCATCCTTTCCTGTTTATAATAATTtgcaaaaagttaaaaaagagTATAAATGAATATTCATTAATATAGATTATAGAGCATGGAAAGGTCTGATCTGATTGCTAATTACCAGGAGTGTGAAGGGCCTGGAGCTCCAGGTAACGGAGAACTACTGCACATAATCTTATTCCTACATGGCTGCCTGCTAAAAACATTCCTCTGCCCTATTGTGAGAGACAAAAATTCATGGTTGGTTCTGAAACCTTGTTGGAATTTCAATGTTGCTGATGAGAAATGCTGAAACACTCCAGGATGCTTGACGAAAAGGCGGCTACTAGACCGGCAAAGATCAACCGATGTGATTGTTGACAtgggttcttcttgatcgACCTCCAATTAActgcccaaaaataaaattttgaattttgttaatGAGAGTTTTTGCTTTGATAGTAGTATATTTATAGACTATCTGGGTTCAATGTGAAGATTAGTCAAGGAAGCACGTTCCATGAAAGGGTTCAATATGAATATTGTAATCGTAAGCATTTTCTTAATGGATTTGGTGCAATGGATAATTGCATATGCATGACAATAGGAAAGTACGAAACAGATGACTTGTTCTCCATGATCAACTAGGAGTTTTTCTTTGACAGTATTTTGTTTAAAGCCACGTGGGAAATTATATGTTAATAATCTCtgatataaataatatttccttCGTCATAGGTTCGAGTGATGTTGAAGACTTTACGggaattaattacaaattaatgCTTGGCTTGAAGCATAattaatccaatccaataccAAGTCCAGCTAGAGGCTGACAGCGATGAATAATTCATCATGAATTGATAGCTTTTAGAAAGTCATGTTGAAACAACTTGCTTTTACTCAAGGACAAAACATTGGTAAACCAACGTTTCCAacttgtaaaaaataaaaaaaaacacgttTTATATATAGCCCTAATATTCAACACAGAATTGTTagaatataattaatataaaccCTTGGCTTATGCTTGTTGGTTGCACcgattatttttttaattgggcTTACATCCACTctccttaattaatcaaaggGCTCACATGGTGAGAGGGGGATGggaatattaaaaatatagaaataattTGATTTACTTGGAGAGTGTCACTAACTATTGTcaataataaaataggaaCCTTTAAATTATTGTTAAGTGAATTTCTTAGGTTTTATGTCTAAGTCAAGTAAGTATATAGAAATCAATGAGGAAAATTACGAGAAAGAATCAAGAGATGTAGGTGACATGCGGTGCATCGTATGCAGACTAACTACCGCGCTTCTTCAAACTCAAGATGTTTTAGGCAACATGTGGATTGGTAAATGGTCAATGAACAGGAACTGGAATTGGCAACTGGAGCAAAGATTGGAACAAGAACTTGGAGATGGACTAGAACAGGAATTGACTAAAACgattaaatcaattaatggATGGCAATATGAGCAGATTAGGGAAACTGAGGGTAGAACGGAACTAGAGACAATGATTGATGGGTGGTGGGGGCAAAATgacataattaaattaagcGGAAAGAATGAATTAAGAGTTATTATGAGTTAGTTGGTTAAATGAATTGATTTTGATATCTGTTTAAAACATTGAAAGTTAGATTCTCATTTAGTAAAATTTTATATGGTTTAAATTAGTACGAATATGTGGTGCATTGTACGCATGCCCTACACCGTGGAGGACGTGAAAAACATGATTTCTCTCAGAGAAAAAGAGGCATAATAGACAATAAAATAGAGGGAAACATGGAGAAAAGATGTTTTGATGGGAATGATCTAATTGTTGGCATTAGTAGATTAAAGAATAATCTCTTTAATTAGGTTTTCCAAATAGATGTGTAAAATCCATGTTGAAAGTATAGGATCAAGGCTTTCATATATGTAACGTCAAAGGAGGGAGGAGGTCAAGGAAACTTGTAGGAAAAAACGTGAAAGCTGGCGAAGGTGAAATCTTCAGTCAGTAAAGATTAGGTGACGAAAATGTCATTtcgggaaaaaataaagacaatGGGGGGTAGGTAGGGAAATATGTTTGGCGGTGACAATAGCAccatttgtttattattatgaGATTGAAATTGCAATCCTGAATTGACTGTTTCGACGTTCTTCAATGTTAAATACCTAAATTACCCCTGGTGGTATTAtgaccaaaaaatatatatatatataataattaccCCTGGTGGCACGTGTTTGTAGTTTTGTTACTTCTATCTTGTTTTATGGTATCTCTAGCCTCTATTAGCGTGTTCTCATTCCTAGTTtggagagggaaaaaaaaaatgatgtggCAAGGTAAATGTGAGTTACGTTCTCATTTGTTTCATCTTAGAGATCGTATAGATTGTATCTATAAGCATTTTTCTTATAAGCAAATTGAAAGTTTTGTTCAAAATTCAAGCGCTTCCGAAAAAAGCAGGTGAAGTGTTTCCTAAAAACATTAGTTAGCATAAAACGTCTTTATAAAGTTTGTTGTTGGTAGTGTCAAAAATTTTGATATGGTGCACGGAGACATGCCTCGGGTGTCCGTAGAAACCCTCTTATCAGAAACAGAGAGGCCCAATCAGAGAGTATCAAGCCCACATTCACTTCACACACAGGCCCAATCTTTTGTTTGATAGAGGCAATTTGCAGAGGCTTGAGTCATCTCAAGCTCTCTCAAGACCAAGACTTTTCTCTCAAGTCTGCTTCCACCCAAACCATGCCATTCCCAAGCCAACCGACACTTTTCCTAAATAAGATTAAGATCACTTCTTTTAACAACTaataaatggaaaagaaaaatacttagCTTCTTACGTGTAAggacttgtttttctttatagATAAATCTCAGTCAGATACGtgtttggaaatttttttctgcatttttaatgatttatttttgCGTATATATGTCAAACTGTAATTtatctataaaaaataaaaaaaagaatgaatttTTACATGCAAAGAGCGAAACAATGTGTAACAAACAACCTTAAGGAGATAACTTAAGGGGTGAACATGTCACTTGCGTAAGGTTTTGTCACTCCCTAACAGTACAAGAACTTCCTATGATTTTGGCATACAAAACGGAAATCAGATCAGCTGGGTTTTTTTTGCTCATTAATTGATGGACAATTTCCATAGTAAAagataaaacaaaatgaaaaagaaaaccccagTTGATGTAGatattaggggtgggcactcaaaccggcgaaccggaaatccgagccgaaccgtaccgaaccaaaccggaaaaaaatcgagttgaccaaaaagtcaaaaaccggtcaaaaaccgaaccggaccggtttggaccggttccggatccggttccatgtcttcaaaaaccgaaccgggccgaaccgaaccggtaaaactaaaaaaaaaaataatttcaatatatatttatatttaatgctatatttttaatttcactaaaaaaaacctaatatttatccaagttcaatgtcaaaatatctctcttttctcactttaatatttattttttatatgaaattgagtaatttgttaattttcaagtaaaaaaataatatttcagttgagaattgtattaaaaaataatttttataatccggttcaaaaccgaaccggaatcggaaccggaccgaaaccggttcaaaccgaaccggacagtttttgaaatttttttaattaaaaccgaaccgaaccaaaccggatgaatagtaccggatcggttctaattttagacaaaaaccggtccaaaccgaaccgtgcccacccctagtagATATGGTACCGTACAGTGAACGCGGAAAGAGTCGTTAAAGCTCATTGACTATGTTGCACAGTGACAAAAGAATAAGCAAACATCCAAGTAAATGCAAAAGTCTCTTTGAAAACGAACTCCCCCAATTAAGCAAAGAACTAGTTGtgcaagaagaaaaggaactGAGCCCATGTTGTCCATGACAATCAATTTCCAAGCTCAGTATGCGGCTGGAGATCTAATCCTTTGCCTTGACTctctgactctctctctctctctctctctcttctggctcataaacaaacaaaggGTATGAATTTCTAATTTCTAACCCCTGTGTTGAAtctcctctgtttttctttttccttttttcaatGGGGTTTGATCACAGAAAACTCATCCTCCAAACCAATTTCAGTGAGGAAGATTTCTGTCCAATTCAGTGTAAGCAAGCTCCGATCCAGGGgggtttctgttttctttcttgtttcaaaAGATGCCGTGATGTATGTAAGAATCTTATAGTCTATGGTGGTAGTGAACTTCGTCCTCCACTTTTGCCAGACCCTACtcttccaccaccaccaccatcaccaccatcaccaccattaCCACCACTGATTGATTATCAGCCCCCATCTGAACAGAAACATATACTTGAAACAAGCATGAAAATTACAGGTTGTATGATTGGGGTTGCTCTTCTTGTTGCTATTGTTTTCTCTATTGTAAGATTTTATTGGCGCCGCAGCAATtccaggaggaggaggagtagTTCTTTACCAATTTTGTTTGATACCCAACAAGATTTTCTTGATGAAGATCATGGACCTGTTCTTGATCATCCCATTTGGTACATCTACACTGTTGGGCTCCCGCAATCTGTAATTGACTCCATAACAGTCTGCAAGTATAAAAAAGATGAGGGGTTGATTGAAGGAACAGATTGTTCTGTTTGCTTGAGTGagtttgaagaagatgagagtcTTAGGCTTTTGGCCAAGTGCAGTCATGCCTTCCACATCCCTTGTATTGATACCTGGTTGAGATCGCATAAAAATTGCCCTCTTTGCCGCGCTCCAATTGTTTGTGACATTGCTAGGGATCAAGAAAGTGTCCCTGAGCCTATTTCGAGGGATTCAGGTTCGAGGGAAAGCATTGAGGTAGAGAATTTGGAGAATAATGGAGGGGTCGGAAGCCTTGGAAGTGGGACTAGTGAGGTTGGGATTACAGATGATGAGaatgtttttgcaattccaaCTGAGGGAAGAACTGCTGAAAATTCAGGAAAGGTTTTGCCAAGTTCTACTGTGGCTGCTGGTAGTCGTGATCCAAGAGCATTAAGTGATTTGACTGACAATCGCCGTGTTACTGAAGAGGACATACAACCAATTAGGAGGTCAGTTTCGATGGATTCGTCATCTGCTTCGCGAATATACCGTGATGTGGCCAATGTCATTCCTGAAGAAGGAAGTTCAAATTCCCAATTAGTACATGTTAAGAATCCGAATTCGGGGATTGTTTCCAAGTATGGCAGTTCAAGTTCTAGCCTTGCCAAGCTAATGAGGAGTTCTTCAATTGGGTTTTCTCTGCAGATGGGGCCAATATCAATGAAAAGGCCTTTCTCATCTGGCAGGAAGTTTTTCTCATCCAAACATGGAAGGAGTCAAA
Protein-coding regions in this window:
- the LOC18772819 gene encoding uncharacterized protein LOC18772819 isoform X1: MSAIASSIHLSRWTSSPRLFAKHPGPGAVQHFSSSSTWKCQQGFRTNHALLSLTIGQRRTLSSQPCRNKIVCNSSPSPEVQSPSGAPSHSLRSWMIGMVFSVLIPFWRHKWGPLLQLKKEVDMIVDNVEAVVEVVEQVAEKVEEVADEIGDRLPDGKLKVAADLVESLAREAAKDAHLADQLIEKAEEVEDRVENFFESAMDKAGDLTKVVADEPNIVPVEKKFQ
- the LOC18772819 gene encoding uncharacterized protein LOC18772819 isoform X2, with the translated sequence MGALATIEKKIEFRFDCVEEVDMIVDNVEAVVEVVEQVAEKVEEVADEIGDRLPDGKLKVAADLVESLAREAAKDAHLADQLIEKAEEVEDRVENFFESAMDKAGDLTKVVADEPNIVPVEKKFQ
- the LOC18775361 gene encoding uncharacterized protein LOC18775361; protein product: MSTITSVDLCRSSSRLFVKHPGVFQHFSSATLKFQQGFRTNHEFLSLTIGQRNVFSRQPCRNKIMCSSSPLPGAPGPSHSWKGWMIGIILSVIIPFWRNKWAPLLALKKEVDMIVDTVEAVVEVAEQVAEKVEEVADDIGDHLPDGKLKDALEAVESIAKEAAKDAHLADQLIEKAEEVEDRVEDFFESAVDQAGNVITKDVGDEQNAQVEKKIQ
- the LOC18772828 gene encoding RING-H2 finger protein ATL52 codes for the protein MGFDHRKLILQTNFSEEDFCPIQCKQAPIQGGFCFLSCFKRCRDVCKNLIVYGGSELRPPLLPDPTLPPPPPSPPSPPLPPLIDYQPPSEQKHILETSMKITGCMIGVALLVAIVFSIVRFYWRRSNSRRRRSSSLPILFDTQQDFLDEDHGPVLDHPIWYIYTVGLPQSVIDSITVCKYKKDEGLIEGTDCSVCLSEFEEDESLRLLAKCSHAFHIPCIDTWLRSHKNCPLCRAPIVCDIARDQESVPEPISRDSGSRESIEVENLENNGGVGSLGSGTSEVGITDDENVFAIPTEGRTAENSGKVLPSSTVAAGSRDPRALSDLTDNRRVTEEDIQPIRRSVSMDSSSASRIYRDVANVIPEEGSSNSQLVHVKNPNSGIVSKYGSSSSSLAKLMRSSSIGFSLQMGPISMKRPFSSGRKFFSSKHGRSQSSILPS